From a region of the Helianthus annuus cultivar XRQ/B chromosome 5, HanXRQr2.0-SUNRISE, whole genome shotgun sequence genome:
- the LOC110941064 gene encoding mitochondrial proton/calcium exchanger protein isoform X2, which translates to MLTTGWSTFVTNMRLVADDSFVFLRPRLVNMCKYMGIQPYGTVTYLRYMLRKRLQWIKNDDRIIQAEGGVDALSEDELREDCRERGMLGLLSGEEMRQQLYDWLDLSLNHSVSSSLLILSRAFTVFGKSKPEEVVRATLSSLPDEVVDTVGVTALSSEDSVSERRRKLEFLEMQEELIKRSFSMDCSGTCYLSEKMKFV; encoded by the exons ATGCTTACAACAGGCTGGAGTACTTTCGTTACTAACATGCGTTTAGTGGCTGATGACTCATTTGTATTCCTCAG GCCGCGTTTAGTAAACATGTGCAAGTATATGGGTATCCAACCTTACGGAACAGTCACTTACTTGCGATACATGCTGCGCAAAAGATTACAATG GATAAAGAATGATGACAGGATTATTCAAGCAGAGGGTGGTGTGGATGCTCTTTCTGAAGATGAGCTTCGTGAAGATTGTAGAGAGCGAGGCATGCTTGGGTTACTTTCAGGGGAGGAAATGCGTCAGcag CTCTATGATTGGTTGGATTTATCTCTTAATCACTCTGTTTCATCTTCGCTCTTGATTCTTTCCAG AGCCTTTACTGTGTTTGGAAAGTCGAAGCCCGAGGAAGTTGTAAGAGCCACATTGTCTTCATTGCCAGATGAAGTTGTAGACACTGTTGGTGTTACTGCCTTGTCATCTGAGGATTCTGTTTCAGAGAGAAGGAGAAAGTTGGAGTTCCTTGAAATGCAGGAGGAACTCATCAAG CGAAGTTTTTCGATGGACTGCAGCGGCACTTGTTATTTATCGGAGAAGATGAAG TTCGTGTGA
- the LOC110941064 gene encoding mitochondrial proton/calcium exchanger protein isoform X1, with protein MLTTGWSTFVTNMRLVADDSFVFLRPRLVNMCKYMGIQPYGTVTYLRYMLRKRLQWIKNDDRIIQAEGGVDALSEDELREDCRERGMLGLLSGEEMRQQLYDWLDLSLNHSVSSSLLILSRAFTVFGKSKPEEVVRATLSSLPDEVVDTVGVTALSSEDSVSERRRKLEFLEMQEELIKRSFSMDCSGTCYLSEKMKVYVYINIFIRSWGT; from the exons ATGCTTACAACAGGCTGGAGTACTTTCGTTACTAACATGCGTTTAGTGGCTGATGACTCATTTGTATTCCTCAG GCCGCGTTTAGTAAACATGTGCAAGTATATGGGTATCCAACCTTACGGAACAGTCACTTACTTGCGATACATGCTGCGCAAAAGATTACAATG GATAAAGAATGATGACAGGATTATTCAAGCAGAGGGTGGTGTGGATGCTCTTTCTGAAGATGAGCTTCGTGAAGATTGTAGAGAGCGAGGCATGCTTGGGTTACTTTCAGGGGAGGAAATGCGTCAGcag CTCTATGATTGGTTGGATTTATCTCTTAATCACTCTGTTTCATCTTCGCTCTTGATTCTTTCCAG AGCCTTTACTGTGTTTGGAAAGTCGAAGCCCGAGGAAGTTGTAAGAGCCACATTGTCTTCATTGCCAGATGAAGTTGTAGACACTGTTGGTGTTACTGCCTTGTCATCTGAGGATTCTGTTTCAGAGAGAAGGAGAAAGTTGGAGTTCCTTGAAATGCAGGAGGAACTCATCAAG CGAAGTTTTTCGATGGACTGCAGCGGCACTTGTTATTTATCGGAGAAGATGAAGGTATATgtttatattaatatatttataAGGTCATGGGGAACATGA